From a single Desulfatirhabdium butyrativorans DSM 18734 genomic region:
- the obgE gene encoding GTPase ObgE, translating to MITVTSGHGGRGGLSFRREKFIPKGGPDGGNGGRGGDIVLRASLQKRTLYDLSHRRSFKAANGANGSSNMRTGRDGSDLVIEIPAGTMVLNAATGELIHDFTQNDESFVLLRGGRGGKGNAHFKTATHQTPRFSQPGEPSQSLEIKLVLKLIADVGIVGLPNAGKSTLLAAISSATPKIADYPFTTLIPNLAAVYPAHSEPFIAADIPGLIEGAHSGAGLGIQFLKHIERTRILVHLIDASAIDPADPLKSYRTIQDELSKFNESLGAKPRILVLNKMDVQDASVQADIFEKAVSQKPVVRISAHTGMGIQALLQQLAQLLDNDGTPR from the coding sequence GTGATTACGGTGACCTCCGGCCATGGCGGCCGGGGGGGCTTGAGCTTCCGCAGAGAGAAGTTCATTCCCAAAGGGGGGCCGGACGGCGGAAACGGCGGAAGGGGCGGCGACATCGTTCTGAGGGCATCCCTGCAAAAGCGGACGCTCTATGATCTGTCGCATCGCCGCTCCTTCAAGGCCGCCAACGGCGCAAACGGTTCCTCCAATATGAGGACCGGCCGGGATGGCAGCGATCTGGTGATCGAGATACCGGCCGGTACCATGGTCCTGAATGCCGCTACGGGTGAATTGATCCATGACTTTACGCAGAACGATGAGTCATTCGTGCTGCTGCGGGGCGGGCGCGGCGGCAAGGGAAACGCCCACTTCAAAACCGCAACCCATCAGACCCCCCGGTTCTCGCAGCCGGGCGAACCCAGCCAGTCTCTTGAAATCAAACTCGTTTTGAAGCTCATCGCCGATGTCGGCATCGTAGGGCTTCCCAATGCCGGAAAATCCACCCTGCTGGCCGCCATTTCATCGGCAACCCCCAAAATCGCCGATTATCCCTTTACCACGCTCATTCCCAATCTGGCTGCCGTTTATCCGGCCCACAGCGAGCCTTTTATCGCGGCTGACATCCCCGGCCTGATCGAAGGCGCCCATTCCGGCGCAGGCCTTGGGATCCAATTTCTCAAGCATATCGAACGGACACGCATCCTCGTTCACCTGATCGATGCATCGGCCATCGATCCGGCCGATCCGCTGAAATCCTATCGCACCATCCAGGATGAGCTGTCCAAATTTAACGAGTCACTCGGCGCCAAGCCCCGGATTCTCGTTCTGAACAAGATGGATGTCCAAGACGCATCGGTTCAGGCGGATATTTTCGAAAAAGCCGTTTCACAGAAGCCCGTCGTGCGGATTTCTGCCCATACGGGTATGGGGATTCAAGCTTTGCTGCAACAACTCGCCCAATTGCTGGATAACGATGGGACCCCTCGATAG
- the proB gene encoding glutamate 5-kinase yields MGPLDRKAYFDDARRIVVKVGSNVLTEDDGLNLKVVRSISRQICRLIDRGLEVILVSSGAMAAGIRKIGLARRPDEIPKRQAVSAVGQAGLIMEYENAFERYGNKVAQILLTGDNLSNRKMYLNARNTLHTLLAWQVVPIINENDTVAIESIKFGDNDNLAAQITLMMDADLLIILSDIDGLFDKDPRHFPDARLIPAVTHFSRTIEKQASAIPGSLGSGGMLSKIKAARKVTSSGIPMVIANGNIPDVLEHIFDGQAIGTFFVPGEERMAKRKCWIGYSIKPEGSLTIDDGAVTAIVRRGKSLLPSGILEVEGDFGIGAGVQFKSTTGEILGVGLVNYSAADIRKIRGLQSSRIAEKLGEKPYDEVIHRDNLVITEHCP; encoded by the coding sequence ATGGGACCCCTCGATAGAAAAGCGTATTTCGACGATGCCCGAAGAATTGTCGTTAAGGTGGGCAGCAATGTGCTCACGGAAGATGACGGTTTGAATCTCAAGGTCGTCCGATCGATCAGCCGCCAGATTTGCCGACTGATCGATCGTGGGCTGGAGGTCATTCTGGTTTCTTCGGGTGCGATGGCCGCTGGTATCCGGAAAATCGGGCTGGCCAGAAGACCGGATGAAATTCCAAAGCGGCAGGCCGTATCCGCAGTGGGGCAGGCGGGGCTGATCATGGAATATGAAAATGCCTTCGAGCGCTACGGGAACAAGGTCGCTCAGATTCTGCTGACCGGAGACAACCTGAGCAACCGCAAGATGTATCTCAATGCCCGTAATACGCTGCACACGCTTCTGGCCTGGCAGGTTGTACCCATCATCAACGAAAACGACACGGTCGCCATTGAATCCATCAAATTCGGCGACAACGACAACCTGGCGGCTCAGATCACCCTGATGATGGATGCGGATCTGCTGATCATCCTGAGCGACATCGACGGGTTGTTCGACAAGGATCCCAGACACTTCCCGGATGCCCGGCTCATTCCCGCCGTTACCCATTTCAGCCGGACCATCGAAAAGCAGGCCAGCGCCATTCCCGGCTCCCTCGGCTCCGGCGGCATGCTCAGCAAGATCAAGGCGGCCCGGAAGGTGACTTCCAGCGGCATTCCCATGGTCATCGCCAACGGCAATATCCCGGATGTCCTGGAGCATATTTTCGATGGCCAGGCCATCGGCACGTTTTTCGTTCCCGGCGAGGAACGCATGGCCAAGCGAAAGTGCTGGATCGGCTATTCGATCAAGCCCGAAGGAAGTCTCACCATCGATGACGGCGCCGTGACGGCCATCGTTCGCAGAGGAAAAAGCCTGCTGCCAAGCGGCATTCTGGAAGTGGAAGGGGATTTCGGCATTGGTGCGGGCGTCCAGTTCAAAAGCACCACCGGTGAGATTCTCGGTGTCGGTCTTGTCAACTACAGTGCTGCGGATATCCGTAAAATCAGGGGGCTCCAGTCCTCCCGGATCGCTGAAAAGCTGGGAGAAAAACCCTATGACGAGGTGATCCATCGGGACAATCTCGTCATCACCGAGCATTGCCCCTGA
- a CDS encoding succinate CoA transferase — translation MIRRSYPVLTAEEAVSIIQNGDTVSFSGFSPAGAAKAVPRAIAERAIAEHAKGRPFRLRVLTGASSGQSVDGELAQAEAIAWRAPYMGEAALRKRINAEDVEYVDIHLSHLPQLIAFGFLGKIDVAVIEATEITSDGRVFLTTSIGASPTYLEQARKVIIEINSRQSKRLREMADIFRVPRPPHRSPIPIFDPLSKIGWPYATVDPEKVIGIVENNEADLLGDFPEPDGASLQIAGHIVRFLVDEMRSSRIPENFLPLQAGVGSLSNGVMAALGQAPEIPAFKMYTEVFQDSQVDLMEEGRLLGASACALTVSGRQLDRIVDNMDFFAERIVLRPQEISNHPGIIRRLGVIAMNTALEADIYGNVNSTHICGIDIMNGIGGSGEFTRNGYLSIFMTPSIAKNGAISCIVPMCPHIDNNEHSVQVLVTEQGLADLRGLGPIQRAKRIINTCVHPMYRDYLNRYLETSRKGHIRHNLETCYELHRNLLATGSMLGKTM, via the coding sequence ATGATTCGCAGGTCGTATCCGGTACTGACGGCAGAGGAAGCGGTTTCCATCATTCAAAACGGGGATACGGTTTCGTTCAGCGGGTTTTCGCCGGCTGGAGCCGCAAAAGCCGTTCCAAGGGCGATCGCCGAGCGGGCAATTGCGGAACATGCGAAAGGCCGCCCGTTTCGGCTGAGGGTACTTACCGGTGCATCGAGCGGGCAAAGCGTTGATGGCGAGCTGGCCCAGGCAGAGGCCATCGCCTGGCGGGCGCCCTACATGGGGGAAGCCGCGCTTCGCAAACGCATCAATGCAGAGGATGTCGAATATGTCGATATTCACCTCTCGCATCTGCCGCAGCTCATTGCCTTCGGATTCCTGGGGAAAATCGATGTGGCTGTCATCGAGGCCACCGAAATCACCTCGGATGGCAGGGTGTTCCTGACCACATCGATTGGCGCTTCACCGACATATCTCGAGCAGGCCCGCAAAGTCATCATCGAGATCAATTCCCGCCAGAGCAAGCGGCTTCGGGAGATGGCCGACATTTTCCGGGTGCCTCGGCCGCCGCATCGGAGCCCCATTCCCATCTTCGATCCGCTCTCCAAGATCGGCTGGCCCTATGCGACGGTTGACCCGGAAAAAGTGATCGGGATCGTGGAAAACAACGAGGCGGATCTGCTGGGCGATTTTCCGGAACCGGATGGGGCAAGTCTTCAGATTGCCGGGCATATCGTTCGATTTCTGGTGGACGAGATGCGCTCCAGCCGCATCCCGGAAAATTTTCTGCCGCTTCAGGCGGGAGTCGGATCTCTTTCAAACGGTGTCATGGCGGCCTTGGGCCAGGCTCCGGAGATACCGGCGTTCAAGATGTATACGGAAGTGTTTCAGGATTCTCAGGTGGACCTGATGGAGGAAGGAAGGCTTCTGGGTGCAAGCGCCTGCGCGCTGACGGTTTCCGGAAGGCAGCTCGACCGGATCGTCGATAACATGGATTTCTTTGCGGAACGGATCGTCCTGAGGCCCCAGGAGATTTCCAATCATCCCGGCATCATCCGAAGGCTGGGTGTGATCGCCATGAATACGGCTCTCGAGGCGGACATCTACGGGAACGTGAATTCCACCCACATCTGCGGCATCGATATCATGAACGGCATCGGTGGCAGCGGCGAATTCACGCGCAACGGTTATTTGTCCATTTTTATGACGCCCTCGATCGCCAAAAACGGGGCCATCTCCTGTATCGTGCCGATGTGCCCGCATATCGACAACAACGAGCACTCGGTCCAGGTGCTGGTGACGGAGCAGGGGCTTGCCGATCTGCGTGGGCTGGGGCCCATCCAGCGTGCGAAACGCATCATCAATACCTGCGTGCATCCCATGTACCGGGATTATCTGAACCGGTATCTCGAAACCTCACGCAAGGGACATATCCGGCATAACCTCGAAACCTGCTACGAGCTGCACCGCAACCTGCTGGCGACCGGCTCCATGCTCGGCAAAACGATGTAG
- the rplU gene encoding 50S ribosomal protein L21, which yields MYAVVATGGKQYRVEPDQVLRVEKLAGNKGDIVSFDQVLLYHDGDQLRIGQPTLSDIRVNGRILEQGKYRKIIVFRSKRRKGYHKKNGHRQQFTAVKIDGIAAA from the coding sequence ATGTACGCTGTAGTGGCTACCGGCGGTAAACAATATCGGGTGGAGCCGGATCAGGTGTTGCGGGTGGAGAAGCTGGCGGGAAACAAGGGAGACATCGTTTCCTTCGATCAGGTGCTTCTGTATCATGACGGAGACCAGCTTCGGATCGGTCAGCCCACACTGTCCGACATTCGGGTAAACGGCAGGATTCTCGAACAGGGAAAATACCGCAAGATCATCGTTTTTCGATCCAAGCGCCGAAAAGGCTATCACAAAAAAAATGGCCATCGTCAGCAGTTCACCGCTGTCAAAATCGATGGCATCGCAGCAGCTTGA
- the rpmA gene encoding 50S ribosomal protein L27 produces MAHKKAGGSSRNGRDSNAQYRGIKRYSGQKVTAGTILVRQVGTRIHPGHNVGLGKDYTLFALIDGVVAYERDGRIRKKVSVHAE; encoded by the coding sequence ATGGCACACAAGAAAGCGGGCGGAAGCTCCAGAAACGGCAGAGACAGCAACGCTCAATATCGGGGCATCAAGCGGTACAGTGGCCAAAAAGTGACGGCAGGGACCATTCTGGTTCGGCAGGTGGGCACCCGGATTCATCCCGGTCACAATGTCGGTCTCGGAAAGGACTATACCCTCTTCGCGTTGATCGATGGCGTCGTTGCCTATGAGCGGGACGGAAGAATCCGTAAAAAAGTGAGTGTTCATGCCGAGTGA